Proteins from one Enoplosus armatus isolate fEnoArm2 chromosome 4, fEnoArm2.hap1, whole genome shotgun sequence genomic window:
- the hsd17b3 gene encoding 17-beta-hydroxysteroid dehydrogenase type 3 — protein sequence MDFMELFFISLGSAVVVYYGVKLLLFSRVLFPKMWFPLSKSFFTSMGEWAVVTGASEGIGRAYAFMLAEKGMNVVIMSRTKGTLDQVAKEIGDATGRRVKVIVSDFIKENIFSEIEDQLKDLNIGVLVNNVGLLPSLIPSKFLESAELDQTITKVINCNVKTMAKMCKIILPGMENRRKGVIVNISSGIASIPFPLFTLYASSKVFVERFSQGLQAEYKDKGIIIQAVAPFGVSTRMGGYQKTNTITFSPEDFVKSSLQYLRAGDKTHGSVSHTVLGWVLQSIPPKVLYAESVLHSLQDYANEKVAKKASIMKSKF from the exons ATGGATTTCATggaattgtttttcatttctcttgGTTCTGCAGTTGTTGTCTATTATGGAGTGaaactgctgcttttcagtAGGGTGCTTTTTCCAAAAATGTGGTTTCCACTGTCAAAGTCCTTTTTCACCTCTATGGGAGAATGGGCAG TGGTGACTGGTGCTTCAGAAGGCATAGGACGAGCATACGCATTTATG CTGGCTGAGAAAGGAATGAATGTGGTAATCATGAGTAGAACCAAAGGTACATTGGATCAGGTGGCTAAGGAAATAG GTGATGCCACAGGGCGAAGGGTGAAAGTGATTGTATCTGACTTCATAAAGGAAAACATCTTCAGTGAAATTGAGGATCAGCTTAAGGACCTAAATATTGGTGTTTTAG TCAATAATGTAGGCCTGCTGCCCAGCTTAATCCCCTCCAAATTCCTTGAGTCTGCAGAGCTGGACCAG ACAATTACAAAGGTGATAAACTGCAATGTGAAAACTATGGCCAAG ATGTGCAAAATAATCCTTCCAGGCATGGAGAACAG GAGAAAAGGGGTGATTGTGAATATTTCGTCTGGCATTGCCTCTATTCCATTCCCCCTGTTCACCCTGTATGCTTCATCTAAG GTGTTTGTGGAAAGATTTTCTCAAGGTCTTCAAGCTGAATACAAAGATAAAGGGATTATTATACAG GCAGTGGCTCCATTTGGGGTGTCCACTCGCATGGGGGGTTACCAAAAAACCAACACAATAACTTTCTCACCAGAAGACTTCGTAAAAAGCTCCCTGCAGTACCTCCGAGCTGGAGATAAAACACATGGCAGTGTCAGTCACACAGTTCTG GGCTGGGTGCTGCAGTCTATTCCTCCCAAGGTTCTCTATGCAGAGTCTGTGCTACACAGCCTACAAGACTATGCCAATGAGAAAGTAGCAAAGAAGGCATCCATCATGAAGAGCAAGTTTTGA